tgaatacactgttataccatgagtttttacttctatatgtaaactgcatgcaatatacttgtatttaatgtgaatactctgttaaaccatgagtttttacttctatatgtaaacaggatcaaatattcttgtattcaatgtgaatacactgtaataccttgagtttttacttctatatgtaaactgcttggaatatactagcattcaatgtgaatacactgttataccatgagtttttacttctatatgtaaacagcatcaaatatacttgtattcaatgtgaatacactgttataccatgagtttttacttctatatgtaaacagcatcaaatatacttgtattcaatgtgaatacgctgttataccattagtttgtacttctatatgtaaacagcatcaaatatacttgtattcaatgtgaatacactgttataccacgagtttttacttctatatgtaagcaggatcaaatatacttgtattcaatgtgaatacactgttataccatgagtttttacttctatatgtaaactgcatggaacatactagcattcaatttgaatactctgttataccatgagtttttacttctatatgtaaactttatgcaatatacttgtattcaatgtgaatacactggtataccatgagtttttacttctatatgtaaacagcatcaactatttttgtattcaatgtgaatacactgttataccatgaatttttacttctatatgtaaacagcatcaaatatacttgtattcaatgtgaataaactgttataccatgagtttttacttctatatgtaaacagcatcaaaaatacttgtattcaatgtgaatacactgttataccatgagtttttacttctatatggaaactgcatggaatatacttgtattcattgtgaatacactgttataccatgagtttttacttctatatgtaaacaacatcaaatatacttgtattcaatgtgaatacactgttataccatgagtttttacttctatatgtaaacagcatcaaatatacttgtactcaatgtgaatacactgttataccatgagtttttacttctatatgtaaacagcatcaaatatacttgtattcaatgttaatacactgttaaaccatgagtttttacttcaatatgtaaacagcataaaaaaaacttgtattcaatgtgaatacactgttataccatgagtttttacttctatatgtaaactgcatgcaatatacttgtatttaatgtgaatacactgttataccatgagtttttacttctatatgtaaacaggatcaaatattcttgtattcaatgtgaatacactgtaataccatgagtttttacttctatatgtaaacagcatcaaatatacttgtattcaatgtgaatacactgttataccatgagtttttacttctatatgtaaacagcatcaaatatacttgtattcaatgtgaatacactgttataccatgagtttttacttctatatgtaaacagcatgcaatatacttgtattcaatgtgaatacactgttataccatgagtttttacttctatatgtaaacagcatcaaatatacttgtattcaatgtgaatacactgttatatgtaaacagcatcaaatatacttgtattcaatgtgaatacactgttataccatgagtttttacttctatatgtaaacaccatcaaatatacttgtattcaatgtgaattcactgttataccattagtttttacttctatatgtaaacagcatcaaatataaatgtattcaatgtgaatacactgttataccatgagtttttacttctatatgtaaacaggatcaaatatacttgtatagggctgttcgacatcttttttaacatttgttgaaatcgtgaaacgcagcaactcatgtattttttcgtctgctacgagtgaCTTGTGTAATTCTGCGAAATACAAAAAAGTTAGTATTCAGATTTCAACATTCACCAAATTTTAGATTATCTGATTGAAAGGTATTCTGCGTAATGAATACTAAAAAAGGTTCTGTGAGTAGAATGTGTAAAGTGTCAAATTGCCGTAACCTGAAAAGTGCAAGTGTAAAATTGTATAGTTTACCAAAGGAGGGTGTAAGGCGAGACTTGTGGTTGGAGAGAATGAATTTAAATTACATCAACGACACCAACCTGAAAAATCTATATGTGTGTTCGGATCACTTTCTTACAGGTATTTCTAGGTTAATACTAACAATTATTGATTATTATCAGACAATTTGTGACATGCTTACAGGAAAGCCGAGTGGAGAATTCCACAAAAAACATGTTGATTGGGCACCCTCTATAAATTTGGAATCAAATAAGACGAAACAATTTCTAGGTATTGCATTATTCATTTCATGTGTAAACAAACATTATGAATGAACTATTTTGTCATTACAGTTGGTGATCAGCAAGTACGTAACAATGTTGCTTTTGACAAGGCTGATACTCCTCCATTGATGGATGTAGAAACTGCAACTGAAGATACCTCAAACAATTTAGATGAAGAAGTGGCATTAATTGAAGATACATTTGTAAGTGATTCTCATCCAATCCCATCCTTGAATGATGTAACAACAAGTACGGAAACTTTTGACATGACTTCAACTGCCGATGATCAAAATATCATATCGGTTGAAACCACCTTTCATGCATTGCGTAAGtaatgttttaaaatgtttttttctaattattGAAAGTAATAGTTTTGTTCATTACTTATAATTTTCAGCTGCATTAAATAATTCCAGTCAACCCATCAGGGACGTCGAATTTACTTCTGGTGATTCATCACTAACAACTTCAGTTGATCAAGTAACAGAATTAATGTTGCAACTTActgttttaaaagaaaaactatttcTTACTGAAGAAAAACTCCTGTACGCTAATGAAAGGATCTCTGAGCTTCAGGGGAATTTAATTACATCCCGTGACAGAATAGCAATTCTAGAAAAAGCTGTTGAACAGCGACCAACAGTATCAGAGATAATTAGAAAGGAAGATAATGCTACATCATTTTATACAGGAATAGATTCTTATGAGAAACTGTGGATGATGTTTAACTGGCTATCACAATTTGTGCCAAAAGAAGATAAGCGCGTAAAGTTAGGTTATTTCGATCAGTTTTGTATAACACTAATTAAACTACGATTAAATCTAACCGAGCAGGATTTAGCTTATCGTTTTGGTGTAGGTAAAAGCACAGTAAGcaagtattttcttttttgggtaCACGCTATGTATACGTGTTATGTACCAGCCTTAATAACATGGCCTACAAGAGAGAATATGAGGTGTACCGTTCCATTACTTTTTAGAGATAAGTTTTGTAATTGTGTGTGCATCATTGattgttttgaaattttttgtgaGCGTCCAATTAAGATTAAGGAGAGGGCGTCTACCTACTCATCATACAAATCACACAACACCGTGAAGTATTTGATTGGAGTAACGCCGCAAGGAACTGTTTCATTCATTTCTAAGGGATATGGAGGTCGTTGCAGTGACAAATTTATAGTTGACGATTCTGGTTTTTTGAACAATTTGATACAAGGTGATTTAGTTATGGCTGATAGGGGATTTAGAGTTCACGAGGCTGTTACTTTACGGAATGCAACTCTTGCTGTGCCTTCGTTCCTTGGAAAGCAAACACAGTTGTCAAATGTAGAAGTTGAGTACTCTAGAGGGCTTGCAAGGATTCGTATACATGTTGAGAGAATTATAGGtgcaacaaaacaaagatTCACTATTTTAGAAGGTCCTCTTCATCGTGCAACACTTTCTGTTTCGAAGGGTGAAGATTCAGCAATAATTGATAAAATTGTTATGGTATGTTGCGCTCTTTACAATTCGTGTTCATCTGTTGTACCCTTTATGTAGTGTGTTTAGGTAAAAAATTGtcataataaacaaaaaaatttcaaataataattgaTGTATTAACCTTGGTTAACAGGGGCACTAACAGATTACTGTATTCTTCGTAATAATTTAAACAAGCTCAATATTTTCACAAatgaatattttcatttttacaaaGGAAGGTACACAAATTGTATCTATTCAGTCACTACTTATTGTTTATATTGGAAAGTGCTCTTCTCTGAACTTGACTGTTATTAGGAACTACCggtaatttatttttctttgcttttgcCGCTGCGGCTGCTACGGCACGAGCAGCTTTCTTGCAAGTGTCACATTTCCAAATCTTTGTTATCCTTTTTGGGGGATTACTTTGCGATTTGATGCAGGATTcatggattttttttctcttgcaATTGTTGTCTGCACAAATAACAATAGGTAAATTTTTAGGATCTTCTTGCTGGCAGTAACACGGTAGATATTTGTTTTCAATGGTGTTAGCAGGAACTTCTTTTTGCATTGTAGACTTTAAGTAAAAGTATCCACCAATAAGTTCCGGCATTATCACTTCAAGGAAGAATTTCTTAGCTTTTGCAATTGACGCTGACAGAAAACGCTCGTCGTAAGGGACGGTGATGTACACAAGATCCAACTCGgtgtaaacaacaaaaaaaccaaagcgGTAACCAGTAATGAATAGCTGCAGCTGTACTTGATAATAGTAAGCATGCTCTGTGTCCATAACGTAACGGGATTCTTCTTCGTTGAAAGTTAATGGGAAATCCTTTGTCTTGGCTGCTGTTGAAATAAGTgcatttttgaatttaaatgggCACTTTATTTCGACAACTCCTTTTCCATGGCATGGACAACTAAACACTGCATCCGGTGACGCCGCAAGGAATGGGAACTCAGTTGAGATTAGTGCGCCTGTTCTAGATAAACTAAATCCCGGATGTTCATTGAGACGACCTATcttctcttgaaattcttccaAGGCTAGCGACTCTTTCTTCAAACCCCAactgtaataaaaaaatgtataatatGGAAAATGTAAAGTGAAGACCATTGATGTAGATATACTGAATATTACACAAACCTTGTTGCTTCATTTGCAAACTGGAATGCTTCTGGATAGCAAATTTCCTTTATTAATGAAAGGGATGGTTTATTAATACTTGTTCTTAACACACTCTTGAATCTTGAA
The DNA window shown above is from Daphnia magna isolate NIES linkage group LG9, ASM2063170v1.1, whole genome shotgun sequence and carries:
- the LOC116919305 gene encoding uncharacterized protein LOC116919305, producing MNTKKGSVSRMCKVSNCRNLKSASVKLYSLPKEGVRRDLWLERMNLNYINDTNLKNLYVCSDHFLTVGDQQVRNNVAFDKADTPPLMDVETATEDTSNNLDEEVALIEDTFVSDSHPIPSLNDVTTSTETFDMTSTADDQNIISVETTFHALPALNNSSQPIRDVEFTSGDSSLTTSVDQVTELMLQLTVLKEKLFLTEEKLLYANERISELQGNLITSRDRIAILEKAVEQRPTVSEIIRKEDNATSFYTGIDSYEKLWMMFNWLSQFVPKEDKRVKLGYFDQFCITLIKLRLNLTEQDLAYRFGVGKSTVSKYFLFWVHAMYTCYVPALITWPTRENMRCTVPLLFRDKFCNCVCIIDCFEIFCERPIKIKERASTYSSYKSHNTVKYLIGVTPQGTVSFISKGYGGRCSDKFIVDDSGFLNNLIQGDLVMADRGFRVHEAVTLRNATLAVPSFLGKQTQLSNVEVEYSRGLARIRIHVERIIGATKQRFTILEGPLHRATLSVSKGEDSAIIDKIVMCV